In one window of Phyllopteryx taeniolatus isolate TA_2022b chromosome 23, UOR_Ptae_1.2, whole genome shotgun sequence DNA:
- the shroom4 gene encoding protein Shroom4 isoform X3 gives MSSSITPRLEAVGGAMELRPKLWSPLPPTNRAALARSSARPRRRPSHCGLGADGEAAAAAVAGKMETVEQLVSFHRVQVQLSGGAPWGFTLKGGTEHGEPLVITKIEEGGKAARCEKLKVGDELININGSALYGSRQEALILIKGSYRILKLGIRRRSIPHIRPASWLLSALSELPPPPPPPPPLLPHPADSPPLPPPPTPPAMQLHPCACPLTWNTSENSDLPTQWGQLCRPYSSTDRSSSLGSMESLDTAAPITQPYSDSHNSPVDPALFNSKRDSAYSSFSASSNMSDYAAVPLRPGDVCSMDNFLQSLGPPCPNSAAADGGSSAEGQRAVFKFRSLTRPRQRPVEVKERPSSCSYEEDRRGGDFDVIRNGECAIEAQTNPTQPSNRMDSFKNTPSCPNPPNKRRASAPTDISYEENVPSPNSELGIHNGFIKVGEGSQTGHVERHYSVNQTEEHACDLRDGADTTTDQLSRVTLASAGPPSLTSQASLEFHERSQITHSVSAGLHWPNDPEKTQLQFLRFKNNNSSPEPYSQSYPSESCSSQWSPGPIASQGPSNSHCLEPANKWGESCCSTPGSVFLEEGMGVIKHHHPWGRSVSVPEEPDGPSTQARLGSDQILGNFEPLRAAASVDTLLEEQRTGERTRGEDKLKDNAAVDATKRKPNSSRNHRRNRRRNERFATNLRNEIQRKKAQLQRSGGPGGLLSCGETVQEEEGADLYEESGDPDTEVKERGTKVLLDSPVDSTKCTSAPDEKLITSNKINGDNSHTTAAIQIVDSGVPNFGVGVRVVEEPAPAGKARRWRWTPEHKLQPEPKPSRLYGVIGESVLGVTQSRQGVCAFTSASTSSCGRSASCSRMEESDILPFADRRKFFEETSKLVAGSKVSGLSSHKSQEGEHGQYTNQRRYSYQGGLHQELPSGSTSRDRQQESEWGESARERKRDNMLREREMQQEKERWERKVEKERLREKEQQERVRRWEREREMELELERAREEEHLQKEREEELGRERKEFNSRSCMEGRNHDENSHPSRSSQVPPSAFYPVNQPSRPTLYQGLAARSNTPTQLQYPARQHETSKLNRKYSLTERDYTDWRQECQPPDGIGLHHRPSHQASRTARQVVGDRSDCNGHTAAPLSQRGRAMSENDLHFDGGQRWSPSHSAGAGQTLSEVEEGVEHLLTQKKKKPPPRPPPPKWEQFHRRRASHHTLFPSSSTVPPQHPNTPPPSVERHTSAHSTSEQSRQRSYSLPPQGQEVAESCPRCSCNQPRTREHAFAHVPSDRRQFPELSFSVAPPSPMFSRRAFGSAVPTYFDQHEREIPPPPAPWSSVSEADSSHNKMWNPHKPSPSVRPGAEWERTLSPRIQINNMLPPALANGHLGGVLPPESYSALDDKQQQQMCVGEDVQSGEPSKVPETGTESETTLSPSPTHSLEAELDVPLETDIDDFQGDDGLPVEEELPCFALPVTVLETDIDTLPEPRAEPVGGVRAEEEELESSREGLSLDELFPHSSEGESGTESWRGAFHNPEHNSDSLDRRSGTSSSCSSYYSTSAAKAQLLSQMKDLTDNKEREDDDELTYKRQLMESLRKKLGVLREAQRGLQDDVRANAQLGEEVESMVVAVCKPNEVAKFRMFIGDLDKVVSLLLSLSGRLLRAETTLDTLNPDTDDDERLSLLEKKRQLMRQLSEAQDLKEHVDHREQAVSRVLARCLSPEQHRDYSHFVKMKAALLVEQKQLEDKIRLGEEQLRGLRESLGLGLGLGLGLSVGYGHY, from the exons GCGCAGCATCCCGCACATCAGGCCCGCGTCCTGGCTTCTGAGCGCGCTGTCCGAGCTGCCGCCccctcctccgcctcccccaCCCCTCCTCCCTCACCCCGCCGACTCCCCCCCGCTACCCCCGCCTCCCACTCCACCTGCCATGCAGCTCCACCCCTGCGCCTGCCCGCTAACCTGGAACACGAGTGAGAACAG TGACTTGCCCACGCAGTGGGGTCAGCTGTGCCGACCGTACTCGTCCACAGATCGGAGCAGTTCCCTGGGCTCCATGGAGAGCTTGGACACAGCCGCACCCATTACGCAGCCTTACTCCGACTCGCACAATTCACCCGTGGACCCGGCACTCTTCAATAGCAAGCGAGACTCTGCCTACAGCTCGTTCTCCGCCAGCTCAAACATGTCCGACTACGCCGCAGTGCCGCTCAGACCCGGTGACGTATGCTCCATGGACAATTTCCTCCAAAGCCTGGGGCCGCCTTGTCCGAACTCCGCCGCCGCTGACGGAGGTTCATCTGCTGAGGGACAGCGGGCTGTATTCAAGTTCAGGTCATTGACCAGGCCCAGGCAAAGGCCTGTGGAGGTCAAAGAGAGGCCCTCCTCCTGCTCGTATGAGGAGGACAGGAGGGGAGGGGACTTCGATGTCATAAGAAATGGAGAATGCGCAATAGAAGCACAGACCAATCCCACTCAGCCTTCAAACAGAATGGACAGTTTCAAGAACACCCCGAGTTGCCCTAATCCTCCAAACAAGCGTCGCGCTTCTGCTCCGACTGATATTTCCTATGAGGAAAACGTGCCTTCTCCAAACAGTGAACTGGGAATTCATAATGGCTTCATCAAAGTCGGAGAAGGCAGCCAAACTGGTCATGTAGAACGCCACTATAGCGTAAATCAAACGGAAGAACATGCATGTGATTTGAGAGACGGTGCCGACACAACCACAGATCAGCTCTCTCGGGTCACTCTAGCCTCTGCTGGACCTCCTTCATTAACTTCGCAAGCCTCACTAGAGTTTCACGAGCGGTCTCAAATCACGCACTCCGTTTCTGCAGGTCTTCACTGGCCAAATGACCCAGAGAAGACACAACTTCAGTTTTTGCGGTTTAAGAACAATAACTCTTCGCCGGAACCTTACAGTCAGTCATATCCCTCGGAATCTTGTAGCAGCCAGTGGTCTCCAGGCCCCATAGCGAGCCAAGGACCGTCAAACAGCCATTGCCTGGAGCCAGCAAACAAATGGGGCGAAAGCTGCTGCTCAACCCCTGGATCTGTGTTCTTGGAGGAAGGAATGGGAGTTATTAAGCATCACCACCCTTGGGGCCGCTCTGTGAGTGTACCTGAGGAGCCAGATGGGCCTTCAACACAGGCCAGGCTGGGTTCTGACCAAATACTTGGAAATTTTGAGCCTCTTCGTGCCGCTGCAAGTGTCGACACTTTACTGGAGGAGCAAAGGACAGGTGAGAGAACAAGAGGTGAAGACAAATTAAAGGACAATGCTGCAGTCGACGCAACCAAGAGGAAGCCAAACTCATCGAGGAACCATCGGCGAAACCGCCGCCGCAACGAGCGCTTTGCAACCAACCTCAGAAATGAGATCCAAAGGAAGAAGGCCCAACTTCAGAGGAGCGGCGGCCCAGGAGGATTGCTCTCCTGCGGGGAAACTGTCCAGGAAGAGGAGGGTGCAGACCTCTATGAGGAGTCTGGAGACCCGGACACTGAAGTCAAAGAAAGAGGAACCAAAGTTCTGTTAGACTCGCCTGTTGATTCCACCAAGTGCACCAGTGCACCAGATGAGAAATTAATCacttcaaacaaaataaacgGTGACAATTCGCACACAACCGCAGCCATTCAGATTGTGGACTCAGGCGTTCCAAATTTCGGTGTTGGCGTCCGAGTTGTTGAGGAGCCAGCTCCTGCAGGCAAAGCTCGCCGGTGGCGTTGGACTCCCGAGCATAAGCTCCAACCAGAACCAAAACCCAGCAGACTGTACGGTGTCATTGGAGAGAGTGTGTTAGGAGTCACCCAGTCAAGGCAAGGGGTTTGCGCCTTCACCTCCGCTTCCACATCCTCCTGTGGCCgttctgcttcctgttctcGAATGGAAGAGTCTGACATCCTTCCATTTGCAGATAGAAGGAAGTTTTTTGAGGAGACAAGCAAGTTAGTGGCTGGTTCCAAGGTGTCTGGTCTCTCAAGTCACAAGTCCCAGGAAGGGGAGCACGGTCAGTACACAAACCAACGAAGATACTCCTATCAGGGTGGGCTCCACCAAGAATTGCCATCAGGATCTACCAGCCGAGACAGACAACAGGAGAGTGAATGGGGGGAGAGTGCGAGGGAAAGAAAGAGGGACAACATGCTACGAGAAAGGGAGATGCAGCAGGAGAAGGAAAGATGGGAAAGGAAAGTGGAAAAAGAGAGGCTCAGGGAGAAGGAGCAACAGGAAAGGGTGAGACGGTGGGAAAGGGAACGCGAGATGGAGCTTGAGTTGGAGAGGGCCAGGGAGGAGGAACATCTCCAAAAAGAACGAGAGGAAGAGTTGGGTCGGGAAAGGAAAGAGTTTAACAGCAGGTCTTGCATGGAAGGAAGGAATCACGACGAAAACTCCCATCCTAGCCGCAGCAGCCAAGTCCCGCCATCTGCTTTCTACCCAGTTAACCAACCTTCACGGCCAACTTTGTACCAGGGACTCGCAGCAAGGAGCAACACCCCCACACAA TTGCAGTATCCCGCCCGGCAACATGAAACAAGCAAACTGAACAGGAAGTACAGCCTGACAGAGAG AGACTACACCGACTGGAGACAGGAGTGCCAGCCACCAGACGGCATCGGTCTGCATCATCGGCCTTCCCATCAGGCTTCACGGACCGCAAGGCAGGTGGTCGGCGACAGAAGTGACTGCAACGGACACACGGCGGCCCCCCTCTCACAGCGGGGGCGCGCCATGTCCGAAAACGATCTCCACTTCGATGGTGGTCAGCGCTGGTCGCCGTCGCACTCCGCCGGGGCCGGCCAGACGCTGAGCGAAGTGGAGGAAGGAGTGGAACACCTGTTGacccagaagaagaaaaaacctCCCCCGAGGCCACCGCCGCCCAAGTGGGAGCAGTTCCACCGCAGGCGTGCATCCCACCACACGCTGTTTCCCTCTTCTTCTACTGTTCCGCCACAACATCCCAACACGCCCCCACCCTCGGTGGAACGCCACACTTCCGCTCATTCTACCTCTGAGCAGTCCAGGCAGAGGTCGTACAGCCTTCCGCCGCAGGGACAGGAAGTGGCGGAGAGCTGCCCGCGCTGCAGCTGCAACCAACCTCGGACTCGAGAACACGCCTTCGCCCACGTCCCGTCCGATCGCCGTCAGTTCCCCGAGCTCTCCTTTTCCGTCGCCCCGCCCAGTCCCATGTTCTCCAGGCGGGCCTTCGGGTCTGCGGTCCCGACATACTTTGACCAGCATGAGAGGGAGATCCCGCCCCCGCCAGCACCTTGGAGCAG TGTGTCTGAGGCAGACAGCAGCCATAATAAAATGTGGAATCCTCACAAGCCGTCACCCAGCGTGAGACCTGGAGCTGAGTGGGAGAGAACGCTGTCTCCCAGAATTCAAATTAACAACATGCTTCCACCTGCCTTGGCAAATGGACACCTTGGTGGTGTTTTACCTCCTGAATCTTACTCTGCGCTGGAcgacaagcagcagcagcagatgtGTGTGGGTGAAGACGTCCAGAGCGGTGAGCCTTCAAAGGTCCCTGAAACAGGAACAGAGTCGGAGACGACCCTCAGCCCAAGCCCCACGCACAGCCTGGAGGCAGAACTGGATGTCCCTTTAGAAACGGACATAGACGACTTCCAGGGAGATGACGGACTTCCTGTAGAGGAGGAGCTTCCTTGCTTCGCATTGCCGGTCACTGTCTTGGAGACGGACATCGACACCTTGCCGGAGCCGCGGGCCGAGCCGGTGGGCGGCGTccgggcggaggaggaggagctggagagCAGCAGGGAAGGGCTGAGCTTGGACGAGCTCTTCCCCCACAGTAGTGAGGGAGAGTCGGGCACGGAGAGCTGGAGGGGCGCCTTCCATAACCCCGAGCACAATAGTGACAGCTTGGATAG GCGGTCCGGCACGAGTTCTAGCTGCTCTTCTTATTACAGCACGTCGGCGGCCAAAGCTCAGCTCTTGTCTCAGATGAAGGACTTGACCGATAACAAAGAGCGGGAAGATGACGACGAGCTCACGTACAAG AGACAGCTAATGGAGAGCCTGCGCAAGAAACTCGGGGTACTGAGGGAAGCCCAGCGGGGGCTCCAGGACGACGTCCGGGCCAATGCGCAGCTGGGGGAGGAGGTGGAGAGCATGGTGGTGGCCGTCTGCAAGCCTAACGAGGTGGCCAAGTTCCGCATGTTCATCGGTGACCTGGATAAGGTGGTCAGCTTGCTGCTGTCGCTGTCGGGGCGTCTGCTGAGGGCGGAGACCACGCTGGACACGCTCAACCCTGATACGGACGATGACGAGAGG CTCTCCCTGCTGGAGAAAAAGCGCCAGCTCATGAGGCAGCTGTCAGAGGCCCAGGACTTGAAGGAGCACGTCGACCACAGGGAGCAGGCCGTCAGCCGCGTTCTGGCCCGATGCCTCTCTCCGGAGCAGCACCGAGACTACAG CCACTTTGTGAAGATGAAGGCCGCCCTGCTGGTGGAGCAGAAGCAGCTGGAGGACAAGATCCGTCTGGGAGAGGAGCAACTGAGGGGGCTCAGGGAGAGTCTGGGGCTGGGCCTCGGTCTGGGATTGGGACTGTCCGTGGGATACGGGCATTACTAA
- the shroom4 gene encoding protein Shroom4 isoform X5 yields the protein MSSSITPRLEAVGGAMELRPKLWSPLPPTNRAALARSSARPRRRPSHCGLGADGEAAAAAVAGKMETVEQLVSFHRVQVQLSGGAPWGFTLKGGTEHGEPLVITKIEEGGKAARCEKLKVGDELININGSALYGSRQEALILIKGSYRILKLGIRSDLPTQWGQLCRPYSSTDRSSSLGSMESLDTAAPITQPYSDSHNSPVDPALFNSKRDSAYSSFSASSNMSDYAAVPLRPGDVCSMDNFLQSLGPPCPNSAAADGGSSAEGQRAVFKFRSLTRPRQRPVEVKERPSSCSYEEDRRGGDFDVIRNGECAIEAQTNPTQPSNRMDSFKNTPSCPNPPNKRRASAPTDISYEENVPSPNSELGIHNGFIKVGEGSQTGHVERHYSVNQTEEHACDLRDGADTTTDQLSRVTLASAGPPSLTSQASLEFHERSQITHSVSAGLHWPNDPEKTQLQFLRFKNNNSSPEPYSQSYPSESCSSQWSPGPIASQGPSNSHCLEPANKWGESCCSTPGSVFLEEGMGVIKHHHPWGRSVSVPEEPDGPSTQARLGSDQILGNFEPLRAAASVDTLLEEQRTGERTRGEDKLKDNAAVDATKRKPNSSRNHRRNRRRNERFATNLRNEIQRKKAQLQRSGGPGGLLSCGETVQEEEGADLYEESGDPDTEVKERGTKVLLDSPVDSTKCTSAPDEKLITSNKINGDNSHTTAAIQIVDSGVPNFGVGVRVVEEPAPAGKARRWRWTPEHKLQPEPKPSRLYGVIGESVLGVTQSRQGVCAFTSASTSSCGRSASCSRMEESDILPFADRRKFFEETSKLVAGSKVSGLSSHKSQEGEHGQYTNQRRYSYQGGLHQELPSGSTSRDRQQESEWGESARERKRDNMLREREMQQEKERWERKVEKERLREKEQQERVRRWEREREMELELERAREEEHLQKEREEELGRERKEFNSRSCMEGRNHDENSHPSRSSQVPPSAFYPVNQPSRPTLYQGLAARSNTPTQLQYPARQHETSKLNRKYSLTERDYTDWRQECQPPDGIGLHHRPSHQASRTARQVVGDRSDCNGHTAAPLSQRGRAMSENDLHFDGGQRWSPSHSAGAGQTLSEVEEGVEHLLTQKKKKPPPRPPPPKWEQFHRRRASHHTLFPSSSTVPPQHPNTPPPSVERHTSAHSTSEQSRQRSYSLPPQGQEVAESCPRCSCNQPRTREHAFAHVPSDRRQFPELSFSVAPPSPMFSRRAFGSAVPTYFDQHEREIPPPPAPWSSVSEADSSHNKMWNPHKPSPSVRPGAEWERTLSPRIQINNMLPPALANGHLGGVLPPESYSALDDKQQQQMCVGEDVQSGEPSKVPETGTESETTLSPSPTHSLEAELDVPLETDIDDFQGDDGLPVEEELPCFALPVTVLETDIDTLPEPRAEPVGGVRAEEEELESSREGLSLDELFPHSSEGESGTESWRGAFHNPEHNSDSLDRRSGTSSSCSSYYSTSAAKAQLLSQMKDLTDNKEREDDDELTYKRQLMESLRKKLGVLREAQRGLQDDVRANAQLGEEVESMVVAVCKPNEVAKFRMFIGDLDKVVSLLLSLSGRLLRAETTLDTLNPDTDDDERLSLLEKKRQLMRQLSEAQDLKEHVDHREQAVSRVLARCLSPEQHRDYSHFVKMKAALLVEQKQLEDKIRLGEEQLRGLRESLGLGLGLGLGLSVGYGHY from the exons TGACTTGCCCACGCAGTGGGGTCAGCTGTGCCGACCGTACTCGTCCACAGATCGGAGCAGTTCCCTGGGCTCCATGGAGAGCTTGGACACAGCCGCACCCATTACGCAGCCTTACTCCGACTCGCACAATTCACCCGTGGACCCGGCACTCTTCAATAGCAAGCGAGACTCTGCCTACAGCTCGTTCTCCGCCAGCTCAAACATGTCCGACTACGCCGCAGTGCCGCTCAGACCCGGTGACGTATGCTCCATGGACAATTTCCTCCAAAGCCTGGGGCCGCCTTGTCCGAACTCCGCCGCCGCTGACGGAGGTTCATCTGCTGAGGGACAGCGGGCTGTATTCAAGTTCAGGTCATTGACCAGGCCCAGGCAAAGGCCTGTGGAGGTCAAAGAGAGGCCCTCCTCCTGCTCGTATGAGGAGGACAGGAGGGGAGGGGACTTCGATGTCATAAGAAATGGAGAATGCGCAATAGAAGCACAGACCAATCCCACTCAGCCTTCAAACAGAATGGACAGTTTCAAGAACACCCCGAGTTGCCCTAATCCTCCAAACAAGCGTCGCGCTTCTGCTCCGACTGATATTTCCTATGAGGAAAACGTGCCTTCTCCAAACAGTGAACTGGGAATTCATAATGGCTTCATCAAAGTCGGAGAAGGCAGCCAAACTGGTCATGTAGAACGCCACTATAGCGTAAATCAAACGGAAGAACATGCATGTGATTTGAGAGACGGTGCCGACACAACCACAGATCAGCTCTCTCGGGTCACTCTAGCCTCTGCTGGACCTCCTTCATTAACTTCGCAAGCCTCACTAGAGTTTCACGAGCGGTCTCAAATCACGCACTCCGTTTCTGCAGGTCTTCACTGGCCAAATGACCCAGAGAAGACACAACTTCAGTTTTTGCGGTTTAAGAACAATAACTCTTCGCCGGAACCTTACAGTCAGTCATATCCCTCGGAATCTTGTAGCAGCCAGTGGTCTCCAGGCCCCATAGCGAGCCAAGGACCGTCAAACAGCCATTGCCTGGAGCCAGCAAACAAATGGGGCGAAAGCTGCTGCTCAACCCCTGGATCTGTGTTCTTGGAGGAAGGAATGGGAGTTATTAAGCATCACCACCCTTGGGGCCGCTCTGTGAGTGTACCTGAGGAGCCAGATGGGCCTTCAACACAGGCCAGGCTGGGTTCTGACCAAATACTTGGAAATTTTGAGCCTCTTCGTGCCGCTGCAAGTGTCGACACTTTACTGGAGGAGCAAAGGACAGGTGAGAGAACAAGAGGTGAAGACAAATTAAAGGACAATGCTGCAGTCGACGCAACCAAGAGGAAGCCAAACTCATCGAGGAACCATCGGCGAAACCGCCGCCGCAACGAGCGCTTTGCAACCAACCTCAGAAATGAGATCCAAAGGAAGAAGGCCCAACTTCAGAGGAGCGGCGGCCCAGGAGGATTGCTCTCCTGCGGGGAAACTGTCCAGGAAGAGGAGGGTGCAGACCTCTATGAGGAGTCTGGAGACCCGGACACTGAAGTCAAAGAAAGAGGAACCAAAGTTCTGTTAGACTCGCCTGTTGATTCCACCAAGTGCACCAGTGCACCAGATGAGAAATTAATCacttcaaacaaaataaacgGTGACAATTCGCACACAACCGCAGCCATTCAGATTGTGGACTCAGGCGTTCCAAATTTCGGTGTTGGCGTCCGAGTTGTTGAGGAGCCAGCTCCTGCAGGCAAAGCTCGCCGGTGGCGTTGGACTCCCGAGCATAAGCTCCAACCAGAACCAAAACCCAGCAGACTGTACGGTGTCATTGGAGAGAGTGTGTTAGGAGTCACCCAGTCAAGGCAAGGGGTTTGCGCCTTCACCTCCGCTTCCACATCCTCCTGTGGCCgttctgcttcctgttctcGAATGGAAGAGTCTGACATCCTTCCATTTGCAGATAGAAGGAAGTTTTTTGAGGAGACAAGCAAGTTAGTGGCTGGTTCCAAGGTGTCTGGTCTCTCAAGTCACAAGTCCCAGGAAGGGGAGCACGGTCAGTACACAAACCAACGAAGATACTCCTATCAGGGTGGGCTCCACCAAGAATTGCCATCAGGATCTACCAGCCGAGACAGACAACAGGAGAGTGAATGGGGGGAGAGTGCGAGGGAAAGAAAGAGGGACAACATGCTACGAGAAAGGGAGATGCAGCAGGAGAAGGAAAGATGGGAAAGGAAAGTGGAAAAAGAGAGGCTCAGGGAGAAGGAGCAACAGGAAAGGGTGAGACGGTGGGAAAGGGAACGCGAGATGGAGCTTGAGTTGGAGAGGGCCAGGGAGGAGGAACATCTCCAAAAAGAACGAGAGGAAGAGTTGGGTCGGGAAAGGAAAGAGTTTAACAGCAGGTCTTGCATGGAAGGAAGGAATCACGACGAAAACTCCCATCCTAGCCGCAGCAGCCAAGTCCCGCCATCTGCTTTCTACCCAGTTAACCAACCTTCACGGCCAACTTTGTACCAGGGACTCGCAGCAAGGAGCAACACCCCCACACAA TTGCAGTATCCCGCCCGGCAACATGAAACAAGCAAACTGAACAGGAAGTACAGCCTGACAGAGAG AGACTACACCGACTGGAGACAGGAGTGCCAGCCACCAGACGGCATCGGTCTGCATCATCGGCCTTCCCATCAGGCTTCACGGACCGCAAGGCAGGTGGTCGGCGACAGAAGTGACTGCAACGGACACACGGCGGCCCCCCTCTCACAGCGGGGGCGCGCCATGTCCGAAAACGATCTCCACTTCGATGGTGGTCAGCGCTGGTCGCCGTCGCACTCCGCCGGGGCCGGCCAGACGCTGAGCGAAGTGGAGGAAGGAGTGGAACACCTGTTGacccagaagaagaaaaaacctCCCCCGAGGCCACCGCCGCCCAAGTGGGAGCAGTTCCACCGCAGGCGTGCATCCCACCACACGCTGTTTCCCTCTTCTTCTACTGTTCCGCCACAACATCCCAACACGCCCCCACCCTCGGTGGAACGCCACACTTCCGCTCATTCTACCTCTGAGCAGTCCAGGCAGAGGTCGTACAGCCTTCCGCCGCAGGGACAGGAAGTGGCGGAGAGCTGCCCGCGCTGCAGCTGCAACCAACCTCGGACTCGAGAACACGCCTTCGCCCACGTCCCGTCCGATCGCCGTCAGTTCCCCGAGCTCTCCTTTTCCGTCGCCCCGCCCAGTCCCATGTTCTCCAGGCGGGCCTTCGGGTCTGCGGTCCCGACATACTTTGACCAGCATGAGAGGGAGATCCCGCCCCCGCCAGCACCTTGGAGCAG TGTGTCTGAGGCAGACAGCAGCCATAATAAAATGTGGAATCCTCACAAGCCGTCACCCAGCGTGAGACCTGGAGCTGAGTGGGAGAGAACGCTGTCTCCCAGAATTCAAATTAACAACATGCTTCCACCTGCCTTGGCAAATGGACACCTTGGTGGTGTTTTACCTCCTGAATCTTACTCTGCGCTGGAcgacaagcagcagcagcagatgtGTGTGGGTGAAGACGTCCAGAGCGGTGAGCCTTCAAAGGTCCCTGAAACAGGAACAGAGTCGGAGACGACCCTCAGCCCAAGCCCCACGCACAGCCTGGAGGCAGAACTGGATGTCCCTTTAGAAACGGACATAGACGACTTCCAGGGAGATGACGGACTTCCTGTAGAGGAGGAGCTTCCTTGCTTCGCATTGCCGGTCACTGTCTTGGAGACGGACATCGACACCTTGCCGGAGCCGCGGGCCGAGCCGGTGGGCGGCGTccgggcggaggaggaggagctggagagCAGCAGGGAAGGGCTGAGCTTGGACGAGCTCTTCCCCCACAGTAGTGAGGGAGAGTCGGGCACGGAGAGCTGGAGGGGCGCCTTCCATAACCCCGAGCACAATAGTGACAGCTTGGATAG GCGGTCCGGCACGAGTTCTAGCTGCTCTTCTTATTACAGCACGTCGGCGGCCAAAGCTCAGCTCTTGTCTCAGATGAAGGACTTGACCGATAACAAAGAGCGGGAAGATGACGACGAGCTCACGTACAAG AGACAGCTAATGGAGAGCCTGCGCAAGAAACTCGGGGTACTGAGGGAAGCCCAGCGGGGGCTCCAGGACGACGTCCGGGCCAATGCGCAGCTGGGGGAGGAGGTGGAGAGCATGGTGGTGGCCGTCTGCAAGCCTAACGAGGTGGCCAAGTTCCGCATGTTCATCGGTGACCTGGATAAGGTGGTCAGCTTGCTGCTGTCGCTGTCGGGGCGTCTGCTGAGGGCGGAGACCACGCTGGACACGCTCAACCCTGATACGGACGATGACGAGAGG CTCTCCCTGCTGGAGAAAAAGCGCCAGCTCATGAGGCAGCTGTCAGAGGCCCAGGACTTGAAGGAGCACGTCGACCACAGGGAGCAGGCCGTCAGCCGCGTTCTGGCCCGATGCCTCTCTCCGGAGCAGCACCGAGACTACAG CCACTTTGTGAAGATGAAGGCCGCCCTGCTGGTGGAGCAGAAGCAGCTGGAGGACAAGATCCGTCTGGGAGAGGAGCAACTGAGGGGGCTCAGGGAGAGTCTGGGGCTGGGCCTCGGTCTGGGATTGGGACTGTCCGTGGGATACGGGCATTACTAA